Proteins from a single region of Candidatus Binatia bacterium:
- a CDS encoding HD domain-containing protein, giving the protein MNVAHIAAVAMLLGAASPPQTATGIPLDAPWKLTIYDLARAKFHHPAWGWQHSERNYRIALQLARGDSLRVDEDVLFAAAFLHDMAAFMPCADAKLEHGECAARQSGAILRAAGFPMEKLPAVQAAERGHMYYSDPGTQPEAIVLHDADSLDFLGDIGAARMLSLTGENAESFARVVKTLRSFVRDIPPRLITKTAKQIGAERAAELSRFLDTLDAETFDGRAM; this is encoded by the coding sequence ATGAATGTGGCTCACATCGCTGCGGTCGCGATGTTACTCGGAGCAGCGTCACCGCCGCAAACCGCGACCGGCATTCCGCTCGATGCTCCCTGGAAGCTAACCATCTACGATCTGGCCAGGGCGAAGTTTCATCACCCCGCTTGGGGATGGCAGCACTCAGAACGCAACTACCGCATCGCGCTGCAGCTCGCCCGCGGCGACAGCCTGCGCGTCGATGAAGACGTACTCTTCGCCGCAGCGTTCCTGCACGATATGGCTGCGTTCATGCCGTGCGCGGACGCGAAGCTTGAACACGGCGAGTGCGCCGCGCGCCAGAGCGGTGCGATCCTGCGCGCAGCCGGGTTCCCGATGGAGAAGCTGCCCGCGGTCCAGGCCGCCGAACGCGGCCACATGTACTACAGCGATCCTGGGACGCAGCCCGAGGCCATCGTGCTGCACGACGCCGATTCCCTCGACTTTTTGGGCGATATCGGCGCCGCGCGGATGCTATCGCTGACGGGCGAGAATGCCGAGAGCTTCGCCCGGGTCGTCAAGACCCTGCGCTCTTTCGTGCGCGACATTCCACCCCGGCTGATCACGAAGACGGCAAAGCAAATCGGCGCCGAGCGTGCCGCCGAGCTCAGTCGTTTCTTGGATACGCTCGACGCCGAGACGTTCGACGGCAGGGCGATGTAA